The following proteins are co-located in the Heteronotia binoei isolate CCM8104 ecotype False Entrance Well chromosome 21, APGP_CSIRO_Hbin_v1, whole genome shotgun sequence genome:
- the LOC132588862 gene encoding uncharacterized protein LOC132588862, with translation MGAAQSTTPLECMLNHFQEGYTGDYGRHRLTPSKLKLFCESEWPAFGVGWPPEGTFSAGVARAVYQVVMASPRDYPDQFPYIDSWLAVLLKKTPWLKQCAKEMRSGRLCPLQHEPQNAVSGMQPQGAGGAPPGRPKPIAKPLYPVLDPGPDPLELDWPPPYVPVPPPAVPPPGPAVGPAAASPVVTPRPVPQPPQAQGARQHPMVTRSQKEAPTRPSPIELGWRAEWSPTITRLQEQRARARAASFSAARGPLDLDPDPQGSGSAPRVKTPASEDEEGAPPGSDPVLSTPGPSSQFAVARVMPLRQVQTPQFLGQNGRIEGGQSRYIYTPFSSADLLNWKTHVASYTEKPEALTNLLTSIMGTHSPTYLDCQQLLLTLFTTEEHQRILRAAKKKVEEATPADQADRARWLAEHFPETDPAWDPNNTDHMNLLKSYRGYLLAGLQEAGKKATNMTKIGEVLQKPDEAPGAFLERLYEAYRLYSPFDPEHPDNLRMVNCAFVSQAASDIKRKLQKQEGFAGMNITQLLEIAQKVFVNREQETKKAEDRKLKVKAALLASAIGAHGGNRGPREGRQTRARHPAGPGNARKPLAPDECAFCHDFGHWADSCPQKGQITPFPGRRGEGGRGRPLGRDVLSKLRAAIYFEEDGQATVEFRARSSGILVLTCPMEEEWRLFQSSPEKGLSDQWASVVPGVWAEDNPPGLARHHAPIVIELLPGIQPVRLQQYPIPWKAIEGIQKHLDRLLKYGILKECQSPWNTPLLPVQKPGTGEFRPCQDLRAVNQKTVTLHPVVPNPYVLLGLVPQQANCFSVLDLKDAFFCLRIAPLSQPIFAFQWQEQDTGRKLQYTWTRLPQGFKNSPTLFSNALAQDLQGFEATPGTCVLIQYADDLLVAAQGRDRCYQATLELLELLWKASYKVSRKKAQLCQDQVKYLGFHVSQGTRSLGQERKEAICALAEPTSRRRVREFLGAAGFCRVWIPNFALIAKPLYEATKGGEREPFLWEAEQKAAFYELKKLLIGAPALGLPDVEKPFTLFVHERNGVAIGVLTQALGSWQRPVAYLSKQLDLVAKGWPACLWAVAATAELIKEADKLTLGQELEVKVPHAVLTLMDYKGNYWFTNSRMTKYQAMMCENPRIRLTTTGALNPASLLPVSDQPCDHDCIQTMDEVYSSRPDLTDTPLQTPDVEYYTDGSSYMQDGRRYAGYAVVTCQKTIEAEPLPVGTSAQKAELISLTRALELAEGVTVNIYTDSKYAFLTLHAHGTLYKEKGLINSAGKAIKYGAEVLRLLEAVWAPKRVSVMHCRAHQKPLSPVNVGNRRADEAAKQAATRGAGERAERPTCPVFQVPLAEWSPRYSAAEEAWAEAQGASQARVRGWIQLPDRQLFVPEALAWPLVIQAHEGTHFGKTSLAELLDRQMYISKLHSLCEKAALRCVPCARNNPRQGPSRPPGIQHTGTTPCESLITDFTEMPRSGCWKYLLVFVCTFSNWIEAFPTRTEKASEVVKHLLKNILPFWGLPVTISSDNGPAFIHRVVQRVSQELHIDWKLHAAYRPQSSGKCERANRSIKAQLSKLCQETSLKWPDALPIVLFRLRCLPKKGLKLSPYEIVFGRPPPITRGIRGDPAQIGNLVWFQEIQSLGQAMNEVSKYVLQTLPLQVHNPVHPFQPGDEVWVKIWRTQLLQPKWRGPFTVLLSTPTAVKVQGLARWIHWTHLKQAAPEWRVQSVPGTGLKLKIRRSHQLPPLDPCLPGRQGSQAT, from the exons ATGGGTGCTGCCCAGTCCACCACCCCTCTGGAGTGTATGCTGAACCACTTCCAGGAGGGGTATACTGGTGACTATGGGAGGCATAGATTGACTCCTTCCAAGTTGAAGTTGTTTTGTGAATCTGAATGGCCGGCCTTTGGTGTCGGGTGGCCACCGGAGGGCACATTTTCTGCTGGGGTGGCCCGCGCGGTCTACCAGGTGGTCATGGCCTCGCCACGGGACTACCCGGACCAGTTCCCATATATTGACTCATGGTTGGCCgtgctgctaaaaaaaaccccttggttGAAGCAGTGTGCTAAAGAAATGAGGTCTGGTCGGTTGTGTCCATTGCAGCATGAGCCTCAAAATGCCGTGTCGGGGATGCAGCCACAGGGGGCTGGAGGGGCGCCACCGGGTCGGCCGAAGCCCATAGCAAAGCCCCTGTACCCTGTTTTGGATCCGGGCCCAGATCCATTGGAGCTGGATTGGCCGCCCCCTTACGTGCCGGTGCCGCCCCCGGCCGTGCCTCCCCCGGGACCCGCTGTGGGgccggcggcggcctcgccggtGGTGACGCCCCGGCCGGTCCCGCAGCCCCCTCAGGCCCAGGGGGCCAGACAGCACCCCATGGTCACGAGATCTCAGAAGGAGGCCCCGACCCGGCCCTCCCCGATAGAGTTGGGCTGGAGGGCCGAGTGGAGCCCCACCATCACGCGGCTCCAGGAGCAAAGGGCACGAGCAAGGGCTGCCTCGTTTTCGGCGGCCCGGGGCCCGCTCGACCTTGATCCAGACCCACAGGGCTCCGGCAGTGCACCGCGGGTGAAGACCCCGGCGTCGGAGGACGAGGAAGGAGCCCCACCGGGTTCTGACCCGGTTCTGTCCACCCCCGGTCCCTCCTCGCAGTTTGCAGTAGCGCGCGTGATGCCGCTGCGGCAGGTCCAGACGCCACAATTTTTGGGCCAAAATGGGAGGATCGAGGGGGGTCAGAGCCGGTATATTTATACTCCCTTCTCCTCCGCCGACCTTCTTAACTGGAAGACCCATGTCGCCTCCTATACTGAAAAACCAGAAGCCCTCACCAATTTGCTTACTAGCATTATGGGAACCCACAGCCCAACCTATCTGGATTGCCAACAGCTCCTCCTGACCCTCTTTACAACAGAGGAGCATCAGCGTATTTTAAGGGCGGCCAAGAAGAAGGTCGAGGAGGCTACCCCCGCTGATCAAGCCGACCGTGCCCGGTGGCTAGCAGAGCACTTCCCAGAGACTGACCCCGCCTGGGACCCGAATAATACAGATCATATGAACCTCCTGAAGTCCTATAGGGGTTATTTGCTGGCAGGCCTGCAGGAGGCAGGGAAAAAGGCCACCAACATGACAAAAATTGGGGAGGTTCTCCAGAAGCCCGATGAGGCCCCGGGAGCCTTCCTTGAGCGCTTGTATGAGGCCTACCGCTTGTACTCGCCTTTTGACCCTGAACATCCCGATAATCTACGCATGGTAAATTGTGCCTTTGTAAGTCAAGCAGCTAGTGACATTAAGCGAAAATTGCAGAAGCAAGAAGGCTTTGCCGGCATGAACATTACTCAGCTGTTGGAAATAGCTCAGAAGGTGTTTGTTAATCGGGAGCAGGAAACCAAAAAGGCTGAAGACCGCAAGCTTAAAGTGAAAGCGGCCTTGCTGGCTTCCGCCATAGGGGCCCATGGTGGAAATCGAGGCCCTCGGGAAGGGAGGCAGACTCGGGCAAGACACCCGGCGGGACCAGGAAATGCCCGAAAACCCCTGGCCCCGGACGAATGCGCCTTTTGCCACGATTTTGGCCATTGGGCCGATTCCTGCCCGCAGAAGGGACAAATCACCCCCTTTCCGGGACGAAGAGGGGAAGGCGGCCGCGGTAGACCACTGG GCCGGGATGTCTTGTCTAAGCTAAGGGCGGCTATCTACTTTGAGGAGGACGGCCAAGCCACTGTAGAGTTTCGGGCGCGCTCGTCTGGCATTCTGGTGCTCACTTGCCCCATGGAGGAGGAATGGAGGCTTTTCCAGTCATCCCCAGAGAAGGGTTTGTCTGACCAATGGGCTTCCGTCGTCCCAGGGGTATGGGCAGAGGATAATCCACCAGGTCTGGCCCGTCACCATGCCCCCATCGTTATTGAACTTTTGCCCGGCATCCAACCAGTCCGTTTAcagcagtaccccattccctGGAAAGCTATTGAGGGGATCCAGAAACATTTGGATAGACTCTTGAAGTACGGCATTCTTAAGGAGTGCCAAAGCCCATGGAATACCCCACTGCTGCCGGTTCAGAAGCCTGGCACTGGCGAGTTCAGGCCTTGTCAGGATCTCCGGGCGGTGAATCAAAAGACCGTGACTTTACACCCGGTGGTGCCAAATCCGTATGTGTTGTTGGGGCTGGTGCCTCAGCAGGCCAACTGCTTCTCGGTGCTGGATTTGAAGGACGCGTTCTTCTGCCTGCGAATAGCCCCCCTAAGCCAGCCCATTTTTGCATTTCAGTGGCAGGAGCAGGATACAGGCAGAAAGCTCCAATACACCTGGACCCGGCTTCCCCAGGGTttcaaaaacagccccaccctCTTCTCAAACGCATTGGCCCAGGATTTGCAGGGGTTCGAGGCGACTCCAGGGACATGCGTCCTAATCCAGTATGCCGATGATTTGTTGGTTGCCGCCCAAGGACGAGACCGCTGTTACCAGGCGACCCTGGAGCTGCTGGAGCTGTTGTGGAAGGCGAGCTACAAGGTGTCCCGAAAGAAGGCCCAGCTATGCCAAGACCAAGTTAAGTATCTGGGGTTCCATGTGTCCCAGGGTACTCGGTCACTGGGCCAGGAGAGGAAAGAGGCCATCTGTGCCCTGGCCGAACCTACCTCGAGGCGACGTGTCCGGGAGTTCCTGGGAGCAGCAGGGTTCTGCCGAGTATGGATCCCGAATTTTGCCCTAATAGCAAAGCCCCTCTATGAAGCCACCAAAGGGGGGGAACGGGAACCGTTTCTGTGGGAAGCTGAACAGAAAGCTGCCTTTTACGAACTGAAGAAATTACTGATAGGAGCCCCTGCCCTGGGGTTGCCTGACGTGGAGAAGCCcttcaccctgtttgtccatgaGCGGAACGGCGTGGCGATCGGGGTCTTGACCCAGGCTTTGGGATCATGGCAGCGACCGGTCGCCTACCTCTCAAAACAACTCGACTTGGTGGCCAAGGGTTGGCCTGCTTGTCTTTGGGCCGTTGCGGCTACTGCAGAACTCATTAAGGAAGCCGATAAACTAACCTTGGGACAGGAACTGGAGGTGAAGGTGCCCCACGCGGTGCTTACTCTGATGGACTATAAAGGAAATTACTGGTTCACGAATAGCCGCATGACCAAATACCAGGCGATGATGTGTGAAAACCCCAGAATTCGTTTAACCACGACGGGGGCCCTAAATCCCGCCTCCCTGCTCCCGGTCAGCGACCAACCCTGCGATCACGATTGCATCCAGACCATGGATGAGGTGTATTCCAGCCGCCCCGACTTGACAGACACCCCCTTGCAGACTCCGGATGTTGAGTACTACACGGATGGGAGCAGCTACATGCAAGATGGAAGGCGGTATGCTGGCTACGCGGTTGTTACCTGTCAGAAAACCATTGAGGCCGAACCACTGCCAGTAGGGACATCAGCTCAGAAGGCTGAATTGATCAGCCTAACACGGGCCCTGGAGTTGGCAGAAGGAGTGACTGTGAACATCTACACGGATTCCAAGTATGCCTTTCTGACTTTGCACGCTCATGGGACACTGTACAAAGAAAAAGGACTCATAAACTCGGCGGGAAAGGCTATTAAGTATGGGGCGGAGGTTTTGAGATTGCTGGAGGCTGTGTGGGCACCAAAGAGGGTCTCCGTGATGCACTGCCGAGCTCATCAAAAACCTCTTAGTCCAGTGAACGTGGGGAACCGCAGGGCTGATGAGGCGGCCAAACAGGCCGCCACACGGGGAGCTGGAGAAAGGGCGGAGCGGCCTACTTGCCCTGTATTTCAGGTTCCGCTGGCAGAATGGTCCCCCCGGTACAGTGCGGCAGAGGAAGCCTGGGCTGAAGCCCAGGGCGCCTCCCAAGCACGGGTGCGGGGTTGGATCCAGTTGCCCGACCGACAGCTGTTCGTGCCCGAGGCACTGGCTTGGCCCCTGGTGATCCAGGCTCATGAGGGAACACATTTTGGGAAAACATCACTAGCTGAATTGCTGGATAGGCAGATGTATATTTCAAAGCTGCATAGCCTGTGTGAGAAGGCAGCTCTTAGGTGTGTTCCTTGCGCCCGCAACAATCCCCGACAGGGCCCAAGTCGCCCCCCGGGAATACAGCACACTGGAACAACCCCTTGTGAGTCCCTTATTACTGACTTTACTGAAATGCCTCGGTCGGGATGTTGGAAGTATTTGCTTGTGTTTGTATGTACCTTTTCTAATTGGATAGAAGCATTTCCCACTAGAACAGAGAAAGCGTCCGAAGTGGTGAAACACTTGCTTAAAAACATTTTGCCTTTCTGGGGTCTCCCTGTGACAATATCTTCTGATAATGGCCCAGCCTTCATCCATAGGGTGGTGCAGAGGGTTTCCCAGGAGTTACACATTGACTGGAAGCTGCATGCCGCTTATCGGCCCCAATCCTCGGGTAAATGTGAACGGGCGAATAGATCAATAAAAGCCCAGCTATCTAAGTTATGCCAGGAGACTAGCTTGAAATGGCCCGATGCCTTGCCCATTGTCTTGTTCCGACTGCGGTGCCTACCCAAGAAAGGCCTCAAACTCAGCCCCTATGAGATTGTTTTCGGGAGGCCACCCCCCATCACCAGAGGGATAAGAGGGGATCCGGCCCAGATTGGGAACCTCGTTTGGTTCCAGGAGATACAATCCCTGGGACAGGCAATGAATGAAGTGTCTAAATATGTGTTGCAGACTCTACCGTTGCAGGTTCACAACCCTGTCCATCCGTTTCAGCCTGGAGACGAGGTGTGGGTCAAGATTTGGAGGACCCAACTGCTCCAGCCAAAGTGGAGAGGCCCGTTTACCGTTTTGCTCTCCACCCCAACTGCAGTTAAGGTCCAAGGACTGGCCCGGTGGATTCACTGGACCCACCTGAAGCAAGCAGCCCCCGAGTGGCGTGTGCAATCCGTTCCAGGGACTGGACTGAAACTAAAAATCCGCAGGAGCCATCAActgcctcctctggacccttgccTACCGGGACGGCAGGGTTCACAGGCAACTTAA